One Coffea arabica cultivar ET-39 chromosome 5c, Coffea Arabica ET-39 HiFi, whole genome shotgun sequence DNA window includes the following coding sequences:
- the LOC140007727 gene encoding tryptophan synthase alpha chain-like, whose translation MATAAALKASYFLQLKQKSQGHSSLLLPQRIGLSATNTVGGLFKPPMATISTNQAVGLSETFSKLKKQGKVALIPYITAGDPDLSTTAEALKVLDACGSDIIELGVPYSDPLADGPVIQAASTRSLARRTNFDKIISMLKDVVPRLSCPIALFSYYNPILKRGVEKFMITVRDAGIHGLVVPDVPLEETQILRKEATKYNLELVLLTTPTTPTARMKAIAEASEGFLYLVSSVGVTGARASVSNHVQSLLMDVKEATNKPIAVGFGISKPEHVKQVAGWGADGVIVGSAMVRILGEAKSPEEGLKELESFTKSLKAAL comes from the coding sequence ATGGCCACTGCAGCTGCCCTCAAAGCTAGCTATTTTCTCCAGCTGAAACAGAAATCTCAGGGCcattcttctcttcttcttccacAGAGGATCGGCCTTTCTGCAACGAATACTGTTGGCGGATTATTCAAGCCTCCTATGGCGACCATAAGCACTAACCAAGCTGTTGGGCTGTCTGAAACATTCTCAAAACTAAAAAAACAAGGCAAAGTGGCTTTGATACCATATATCACCGCTGGCGATCCTGACCTTTCTACTACTGCTGAAGCATTGAAAGTGCTTGATGCATGTGGTTCTGACATAATAGAGCTAGGGGTACCTTATTCTGATCCATTGGCTGATGGCCCAGTTATACAGGCTGCTTCAACACGTTCACTAGCCAGAAGGACAAATTTTGATAAGATTATCTCCATGTTGAAGGATGTTGTACCTCGGTTATCTTGTCCAATTGCACTATTCTCATATTATAATCCAATACTCAAGCGTGGTGTTGAAAAGTTCATGATCACTGTCAGAGATGCTGGGATACATGGACTTGTGGTTCCGGATGTACCTCTGGAGGAGACTCAAATATTGAGAAAGGAAGCTACTAAGTATAATCTTGAATTGGTGTTGCTGACAACACCGACAACTCCGACAGCTCGAATGAAGGCGATTGCCGAAGCTTCAGAAGGATTTCTCTACCTTGTGAGCTCAGTTGGAGTTACTGGAGCTCGCGCATCTGTGAGCAACCACGTGCAATCTCTCCTAATGGACGTTAAAGAGGCAACAAATAAGCCAATagcagttggttttggaatatCAAAACCTGAGCACGTCAAACAGGTGGCCGGATGGGGAGCAGACGGGGTGATTGTTGGCAGTGCCATGGTAAGAATACTAGGTGAGGCAAAATCTCCTGAAGAAGGCTTGAAAGAGCTAGAAAGCTTCACTAAGTCGCTAAAAGCTGCACTATAG